One bacterium genomic region harbors:
- a CDS encoding twin-arginine translocase TatA/TatE family subunit encodes MFRLGPWEIVLIVAVVIIIFGPKRLPELGKGIGQFFKNFKNGISGNDDKNDQNPPKA; translated from the coding sequence ATGTTTCGTTTAGGTCCCTGGGAAATAGTTTTAATTGTTGCGGTGGTTATCATCATTTTTGGCCCCAAGCGTTTGCCGGAATTAGGTAAGGGTATTGGCCAATTTTTTAAGAATTTTAAAAACGGTATTTCGGGAAACGACGATAAAAACGATCAAAACCCGCCTAAAGCTTAA